AGATTCCGCGCGCGAACCACTTCTTCGAGCATGAGTTCGACGAGCTGATGCGCTCGGTCGACAATTACCTGAATTTCCGTCTGAACCCGGATTGTCCGATCCGCTAACGGCGCGCGTGGATTGGGCGATCAGTCGGCGTGCAAGTTGACCCGATCACCGTCCCGCCACTGCGGCGGTGCGAGCTGAACGCGCCCGCTGCAATGGCGGACGAGCAGTTCGAGCTGATCCGCCTCTACCGCGCTTGTGAATTCGAAGCCGGCGCAAACGCCCCGATCATGCCAGCGGACCACCGCGGCGAGCGGGTACAGCCCGTCGATGAAGACGGTAACCTCATCCCCGATGAAGAGATTGCGTGATGGGTTCAACAGGCGACAACCCCATGCGGACACGTCGCTGACCGAGACGAAGACATCCCCGCCCATGGGCGAGCGATAGCAACCCGCTACGCGAATTTCCCACCGCTCATTCCTGCGCCGTCCCATGGGTGTGCCATAACAGCGGGTGACGTAACGGAATCTGGTCCGATAATTAAGGGATTGCCCGTAAACGCGCTGGAGCGGGCGAAGGGAATCGAACCCTCGTCGTAAGCTTGGGAAGCTTCTGCTCTACCATTGAGCTACGCCCGCAAACCGCAATTTCGCGCTGTTTTGGATGGTGGGCGGTAACGGGTTCGAACCGCTGACCCTCTCGGTGTAAACGAGATGCTCTACCAGCTGAGCTAACCGCCCCAATCCAGACACGCGCCGTTACAGCGGCTTGGCGACAACCGCAAGGGGTTCAAACGCGATCTGCCTGTGCAACCGCATCGCTGGCACGCAACGCGCTGATCATGCGGGTCAGATGGGCGAGGTCGCGTACCTCTATGCCAACCTCGTAGGTGCCGAACAGGTCATCGCGTGAATTCAGGCTGAGCTGCGTGATGTTGGCGTGATTCGCCGCAAAAACGCCGGTCATTTCGGAAAGCGTACCCAGCCGGTTGTATAGCATCACCCGCAACAGGCCCGTCGCGCCATCGCTGCGCGGGTCCCACGAAAGATCGATCCAGCGTCGGTCGTCCTGCTCTCCCAGTGTCAGGCAATCGATCGTGTGCACCTCGATCCGGCGACCATCCTTCACGCCGACGATGCGGTCGCCCGGCACGGGGTGGCAGCATTCGGACAGGG
The sequence above is a segment of the Croceicoccus naphthovorans genome. Coding sequences within it:
- a CDS encoding PilZ domain-containing protein, producing the protein MGRRRNERWEIRVAGCYRSPMGGDVFVSVSDVSAWGCRLLNPSRNLFIGDEVTVFIDGLYPLAAVVRWHDRGVCAGFEFTSAVEADQLELLVRHCSGRVQLAPPQWRDGDRVNLHAD